The following proteins are co-located in the Tetrapisispora phaffii CBS 4417 chromosome 4, complete genome genome:
- the LRS4 gene encoding Lrs4p (similar to Saccharomyces cerevisiae LRS4 (YDR439W); ancestral locus Anc_5.553): protein MTSLLQLLYNYQMSVIESERFYYTHLLEEKELNTKNEALIKNNDNTAVLVDDITGKQQEHSLSKELISLQRQLTKVSIELQTMKLSNEQLKEAQKVTKNTMNQKLNNSLKTIERLKSELSVNNSSHGDEDASSVTPPKIFNTFKNNEIKQKNNIHLLSPVTRKESGHLESNNKIEKLSGIRNIVNSKKHTLFDMDTESEADNSLNSIENVLKINTLKRNEVLANMVLPKDALPESSDINSSQNILSVDIPLIKGNTVEEKQVKNHHETKKRTLTKTRIQKLDSDDSLL from the coding sequence ATGACGTCTTTATTGCAACTATTGTATAATTATCAGATGTCTGTAATTGAAAGTGAAAGGTTTTACTATACTCATTTactagaagaaaaagagtTGAATACAAAAAACGAAGCCttaataaagaataatgataatactGCTGTGTTGGTTGATGATATAACAGGGAAACAACAAGAGCATTCTTTGAGTAAAGAACTCATCTCGTTACAAAGACAATTAACGAAAGTGTCCATAGAATTACAAACAATGAAACTAAGCAATGAGCAATTAAAGGAAGCACAGAAGGTTACAAAGAATACGatgaatcaaaaattaaataattcacTAAAAACAATTGAGAGACTAAAGAGTGAATTGAGTGTGAATAATTCTAGTCATGGTGATGAAGACGCATCTTCAGTTACTCctccaaaaatatttaatacatttaaaaacaatgaaattaagcagaaaaacaatattcACTTATTATCACCAGTTACTAGGAAGGAGTCGGGGCATCTAGAAtcaaataacaaaattgaGAAACTTTCTGGAATACGTAACATTGTAAATTCTAAGAAGCATACATTATTTGACATGGATACTGAATCAGAAGCTGATAACTCTCTAAATtctattgaaaatgttttaaaaataaataccTTAAAGAGAAATGAAGTATTAGCTAACATGGTGCTTCCAAAGGATGCATTACCTGAAAGCTCCGACATTAATTCTTCAcaaaatattctttctGTCGATATACCTCTTATAAAAGGCAATACAGTAGAAGAAAAACAAGTGAAGAATCATCatgaaacaaaaaagagAACGTTAACGAAAACCAGGATCCAAAAATTAGACAGTGACGATAGCTTATTATAA